The Triticum dicoccoides isolate Atlit2015 ecotype Zavitan chromosome 6A, WEW_v2.0, whole genome shotgun sequence genome has a window encoding:
- the LOC119319198 gene encoding ATP synthase subunit 9, mitochondrial-like: MEVQAQVLRIINKKSKKEQRRKNVTRKVFSRLEMLEGAKSIGAGAATIALAGAAVGIGNVLSSLIHSVARNPSLAKQSFGYAILGFALTEAIALFSPMMAFLISFIF; this comes from the coding sequence ATGGAGGTGCAGGCCCAAGTACTTCGAATCATCAACAAGAAATCCAAGAAAGAACAGCGAAGGAAAAACGTGACAAGAAAAGTGTTTTCTCGACTCGAGATGTTAGAAGGTGCTAAATCAATAGGTGCCGGAGCTGCTACAATTGCTTTAGCGGGAGCTGCTGTCGGTATTGGAAACGTCCTCAGTTCATTGATTCATTCCGTGGCGCGAAATCCATCATTGGCTAAACAATCATTTGGTTATGCCATTTTGGGCTTTGCTCTCACCGAAGCTATTGCATTGTTTTCCCCAATGATGGCCTTTCTGATCTCATTCATTTTCTGA